One Dialister invisus DSM 15470 genomic region harbors:
- a CDS encoding G5 and 3D domain-containing protein — MKIFIKEKVKIMVAVLFLIVAAIMHTEFVLAKVNPASLPEIKNITVYDGEVRTVVKTRGNTFKDVLDSLSQPLRIHDTYWTSTEKLKDGAVLYVERSVPVTIIENDKEKIIYTTQQTVQGAVNDAGYDWRKMMPLEDGLSKVHENMKIHMVPYTARNVVREESVPAGYTMWYDSSLAPDEVVVIQEGTPERRRLEIEEFISDGKVIHESVFKVETLEAGVKGIARTGKRDGAVGWVTTMNATAYHPNDGGGDGITATGTKAGYGTVAVDPSVIPLGSKLYIPQYGEAIAADTGGAIVGHKIDLCMESYEECYQFGRRDVQVFINY, encoded by the coding sequence ATGAAGATATTTATTAAAGAAAAAGTAAAAATCATGGTTGCTGTATTATTTCTTATTGTCGCAGCAATTATGCATACTGAGTTTGTTCTTGCAAAAGTAAATCCAGCTTCTTTGCCGGAAATTAAAAATATCACTGTATATGACGGCGAAGTGAGGACTGTTGTAAAAACCCGGGGGAATACCTTTAAGGATGTTCTTGATTCGCTTTCGCAGCCGCTAAGGATACATGATACTTATTGGACCAGTACAGAAAAACTAAAAGATGGGGCAGTTCTTTATGTGGAACGTTCGGTGCCGGTCACTATTATTGAAAATGATAAGGAAAAAATAATTTATACAACACAACAGACTGTTCAGGGAGCGGTCAATGACGCTGGATATGATTGGCGTAAAATGATGCCGCTGGAAGATGGTTTATCGAAGGTTCATGAAAATATGAAGATTCATATGGTTCCGTATACGGCTCGTAATGTAGTTCGTGAAGAATCTGTTCCCGCAGGATATACCATGTGGTATGATAGTTCTCTTGCGCCTGATGAAGTGGTGGTTATTCAAGAGGGGACACCTGAACGGCGGCGTCTTGAAATTGAAGAATTTATTTCAGATGGTAAGGTGATTCATGAAAGCGTTTTCAAAGTAGAAACACTTGAGGCCGGGGTCAAGGGTATTGCGCGGACCGGGAAAAGAGATGGTGCCGTGGGATGGGTGACTACAATGAACGCTACCGCCTATCATCCTAATGATGGCGGTGGAGACGGTATAACGGCGACCGGGACTAAAGCAGGTTATGGAACTGTAGCGGTAGATCCAAGCGTAATCCCTTTGGGGTCTAAATTGTATATTCCGCAGTATGGTGAAGCGATAGCTGCGGATACGGGTGGAGCGATTGTCGGGCATAAAATTGACCTTTGTATGGAAAGCTACGAAGAATGTTACCAGTTCGGCCGTCGCGATGTGCAGGTATTTATAAATTATTAG
- a CDS encoding P1 family peptidase, whose protein sequence is MRKSKINISGFKIGTAENREGLTGVTVILAPDGGATAGVDVRGCAPGTRETDLLDPRKTVQKIHAVVLSGGSAFGLEAASGCVKYLAEQGVGFPIGNVCVPIVCSAVLFDLMIGDEKAYPDLLMGYEAAKSASSEFLSGCNGAGTGATVGKLLGFGNAMKSGAGYHEISLPGGLRVGAYVVVNACGEVFDGEKIFAGVFSRSRKKLISSHELMLSGITRECSGANTTIACVITNAALSKAECSTVSGMAHDGYARSIRPVHTTMDGDAIFTMASGEYETAVDTVGYLAEDAIRLAVLDAIKNTETMGGCISYNDIFSG, encoded by the coding sequence ATGAGGAAATCAAAAATAAATATATCGGGATTTAAAATCGGTACAGCAGAGAACAGAGAGGGGTTGACCGGTGTTACCGTTATTTTGGCACCTGATGGCGGTGCAACGGCCGGTGTAGATGTCCGCGGCTGTGCACCTGGGACAAGAGAGACGGATTTATTGGATCCAAGAAAAACCGTGCAAAAAATTCATGCCGTTGTTTTGTCAGGGGGATCTGCGTTCGGCTTGGAAGCCGCATCGGGATGTGTGAAATACCTGGCGGAACAGGGGGTGGGATTTCCGATAGGGAATGTATGTGTCCCGATTGTATGCAGTGCAGTGCTTTTCGATCTGATGATTGGAGATGAAAAAGCTTATCCTGATTTATTGATGGGATATGAAGCGGCTAAATCTGCATCCTCAGAATTCTTATCAGGATGTAACGGTGCCGGGACAGGTGCTACGGTGGGTAAATTGCTTGGATTTGGAAATGCCATGAAAAGCGGAGCAGGTTACCATGAGATTTCTTTACCCGGTGGTCTTCGCGTTGGTGCTTATGTGGTGGTCAATGCCTGCGGAGAGGTATTTGATGGAGAAAAAATATTCGCCGGTGTTTTTTCCCGGAGCAGAAAAAAGCTCATATCTTCTCATGAATTGATGCTTAGCGGTATCACGCGGGAGTGTAGCGGAGCAAATACCACGATCGCCTGCGTTATTACAAATGCAGCACTGAGTAAAGCGGAATGCAGTACAGTATCCGGTATGGCACATGACGGATATGCCCGATCTATCCGGCCGGTCCATACGACAATGGATGGAGATGCGATTTTTACAATGGCTTCCGGAGAGTATGAGACGGCGGTGGATACGGTAGGCTATCTGGCAGAAGATGCCATCCGGCTGGCAGTGCTTGATGCCATAAAAAATACGGAAACTATGGGAGGATGCATTTCGTATAATGATATTTTTTCCGGGTAA
- a CDS encoding RluA family pseudouridine synthase, whose translation MNQNVYLVSVADEGKRLDQFLKERTGLTRSEVQKWIKAGNVSLLPKKMIHSNYHVSEGDRISFFWEEKKKQELIGQNIPLDILYEDNDMIVINKRRGVVVHPGAGNTEGTLVNALLFHCGEQLRSVGDPERPGIVHRLDKDTSGVMVAAKSERAYGILQKEIASHKAQRCYIALVHGQMEGDTGVIRLPLGRSTKDRMKWDVLHETGRPAVTHFHVIEYLPHYSWIECKLETGRTHQIRVHMAHIRHAVVNDPLYGWKKDHFPIKGQALHSHTLELCHPITGEVMHFEAPVPEDMINCLNLARKESML comes from the coding sequence ATGAATCAGAATGTTTACTTAGTGTCTGTTGCAGATGAAGGGAAACGGCTGGATCAATTTTTAAAGGAGCGGACCGGGTTAACTCGTTCTGAGGTACAAAAGTGGATTAAGGCGGGGAATGTAAGTTTACTGCCTAAGAAGATGATTCATTCGAATTATCATGTATCTGAAGGAGACCGTATCTCGTTTTTCTGGGAGGAGAAGAAAAAACAGGAACTTATTGGGCAAAATATCCCTCTTGATATTTTATATGAAGACAATGATATGATTGTCATCAATAAGAGAAGAGGTGTGGTAGTTCATCCCGGAGCGGGAAATACGGAAGGAACGCTGGTGAATGCTCTTCTTTTTCATTGCGGCGAACAACTGAGAAGTGTGGGGGATCCTGAAAGGCCAGGGATTGTCCACCGTTTGGATAAAGATACATCGGGTGTCATGGTGGCGGCCAAATCGGAACGGGCATATGGTATTTTACAAAAGGAAATTGCCAGTCATAAAGCACAGCGCTGTTATATCGCACTGGTGCACGGGCAGATGGAGGGCGATACTGGAGTAATTCGGCTGCCTTTGGGGAGAAGTACTAAAGATCGCATGAAATGGGATGTGCTGCATGAAACAGGCAGGCCTGCGGTAACGCATTTTCATGTTATAGAATATCTACCGCATTACTCATGGATTGAGTGCAAACTGGAAACAGGACGTACGCATCAGATTCGTGTTCATATGGCACATATCAGGCATGCGGTAGTCAATGACCCATTGTATGGATGGAAGAAAGATCATTTTCCGATAAAGGGACAGGCGCTGCATTCCCATACGTTGGAATTATGCCATCCTATTACGGGAGAAGTTATGCATTTTGAGGCGCCTGTGCCGGAAGATATGATAAACTGCCTTAATTTAGCAAGGAAAGAAAGCATGCTATAA
- the cas1f gene encoding type I-F CRISPR-associated endonuclease Cas1f: MIEDIVKSDLKTILHSKRANLYYLEKCRIMQKDGRIVYLTETKKENLFWNIPIANTTVILLGSGTSVTQAAMRLLSSAGVLVGFCGGGATPLFAGTEVEWLNPQSEYRPTEYVQGWLSFWFDEEKRLAVAKEFQKKRIRFLQTVWDKDNELADEGFFTDDALTEEAISVFKSRMEIAGDVTHVLAAEAEFTKKLYRYAAQNTETVDFTRERNSDQPANRLLDHGNYLAYGLAATTLWVLGIPHGFAVMHGKTRRGALVFDVADLIKDAIVLPWSFICAMRGQRDREFRQICLQKFTEHKALDFMFDEVKRCSRLYAGGERS, translated from the coding sequence ATGATAGAGGATATTGTCAAGTCGGACTTAAAAACGATTCTTCATTCTAAACGGGCGAATTTATATTATCTTGAAAAGTGCAGGATCATGCAGAAGGATGGACGTATTGTTTATTTGACGGAGACGAAAAAAGAGAACTTGTTTTGGAATATTCCGATTGCCAACACAACAGTGATTCTTTTGGGCAGCGGTACTTCTGTGACACAGGCGGCAATGCGGCTGCTCAGCAGCGCCGGTGTACTTGTTGGTTTCTGCGGTGGTGGGGCTACACCGTTATTTGCCGGTACGGAGGTGGAGTGGCTGAATCCGCAAAGTGAGTACAGGCCGACAGAATATGTGCAGGGGTGGCTGTCTTTTTGGTTTGATGAAGAGAAACGTCTTGCTGTGGCAAAGGAGTTCCAGAAAAAGCGTATCCGTTTTCTGCAGACAGTCTGGGATAAAGACAATGAATTGGCCGATGAAGGTTTTTTTACCGATGATGCTTTGACAGAAGAAGCGATTTCCGTTTTTAAGAGCCGCATGGAAATAGCGGGGGATGTGACCCATGTATTGGCGGCGGAGGCGGAATTCACAAAAAAGCTCTACAGGTACGCGGCACAGAATACGGAAACAGTCGATTTCACGAGGGAGCGTAATTCTGACCAGCCTGCGAACAGGCTGCTTGACCATGGGAATTATCTGGCGTACGGACTGGCGGCAACGACTCTCTGGGTACTTGGTATTCCTCACGGCTTCGCGGTGATGCATGGTAAGACAAGACGAGGCGCTCTTGTTTTTGATGTGGCAGATTTGATCAAGGATGCCATTGTCCTGCCATGGAGCTTTATCTGTGCCATGAGAGGGCAGAGAGACAGAGAGTTCAGGCAGATCTGCTTACAGAAGTTTACCGAGCATAAGGCGCTGGATTTTATGTTTGATGAAGTGAAACGGTGCAGCAGACTATATGCGGGCGGTGAACGGTCATGA
- the lspA gene encoding signal peptidase II yields the protein MFTILVTFLTVIADQITKYFVCINMDLGETIPVIKNVVHLTYIINPGAAFGLFPHQDVLFLGIVMILLLAFAWLRNRIPQKPVYFPLSIGLLLGGAVGNALDRCRIGGVVDFFDFRIWPIFNVADIAICIGVACIAFYFWRHD from the coding sequence ATGTTCACTATTTTGGTTACCTTTCTTACTGTTATCGCGGATCAAATCACAAAGTATTTCGTGTGTATAAATATGGATCTGGGAGAAACTATACCTGTCATAAAAAATGTTGTCCACTTAACTTATATCATTAATCCGGGGGCGGCATTTGGCTTATTTCCCCATCAGGATGTGCTGTTCTTGGGAATAGTCATGATACTGTTACTTGCTTTTGCTTGGCTTAGGAATCGTATTCCTCAAAAGCCGGTATATTTTCCTTTGTCTATTGGGTTATTACTTGGCGGAGCGGTGGGAAATGCCTTGGATCGGTGCAGAATAGGCGGGGTTGTTGATTTTTTTGATTTTCGTATCTGGCCTATTTTTAACGTGGCGGATATTGCGATTTGTATAGGTGTGGCATGTATTGCATTTTATTTTTGGAGACATGATTGA
- a CDS encoding response regulator transcription factor, which translates to MKILIAEDEKAMSDALAAVLKHFGYEVDAVYDGLAATEKARENSYSCMIFDIMMPKIDGIEALKRIRDSGDMTPVIMLTAKSEVEDRIMGLDAGADDYLAKPFAMGELLARIRSMTRRMGEFTPTKLKKGDVELDVAEQELSCTSSVRLSSKETKLLSYLMMNEGKTISTDELFRYVWSDEADMDIGIVWMYISYLREKIEAVHGNIRIAGEKNSDFRLQIVSR; encoded by the coding sequence ATGAAAATATTGATAGCAGAAGACGAAAAGGCTATGTCAGACGCCCTTGCGGCGGTGCTGAAACATTTCGGCTACGAGGTGGACGCCGTCTATGACGGGCTCGCCGCTACGGAAAAGGCGAGGGAGAACTCCTACAGTTGTATGATTTTCGATATCATGATGCCGAAAATAGACGGTATTGAAGCGCTGAAACGTATCCGTGACAGCGGTGATATGACGCCGGTCATCATGCTGACCGCCAAATCGGAGGTAGAAGACCGCATCATGGGCCTTGACGCAGGCGCGGACGACTACCTCGCTAAACCGTTCGCCATGGGGGAACTGCTCGCCCGCATCCGTTCCATGACAAGGCGCATGGGCGAATTCACGCCGACTAAGCTGAAAAAAGGCGATGTCGAGCTGGATGTGGCGGAGCAAGAACTTTCCTGCACCAGTTCCGTCCGCCTGTCGAGCAAGGAAACGAAGCTCCTTTCCTACCTTATGATGAACGAAGGGAAGACTATTTCTACCGACGAGCTTTTCCGCTATGTCTGGAGTGATGAAGCGGACATGGATATCGGCATCGTCTGGATGTATATTTCCTACCTCAGAGAAAAAATCGAGGCCGTTCATGGAAATATACGGATAGCAGGAGAGAAAAACAGCGACTTCCGCCTCCAGATCGTCTCCCGCTGA
- the thiE gene encoding thiamine phosphate synthase: protein MKFDCSLYLVADTGTTERRKLDKKVELAIRGGCTMVQLREKNGNMKEFYHDAAALRRITDTYSIPLIINDRLDLMLAIDAPGIHVGQNDIPASIVRRLIGAEKIMGVSAHNVEEALQAERDGADYIGVGAVFSTNTKKNTKNVTIKMLQEIVKAVSIPVVAIGGINCSNVKYLHETGISGIAVVSAILGAAQAYSAAKKMKKVVISTLNIKNKYSSN, encoded by the coding sequence ATGAAATTTGATTGTTCGTTATATTTAGTGGCTGATACCGGTACGACAGAAAGAAGAAAATTAGATAAAAAAGTCGAATTGGCAATCAGAGGTGGATGCACGATGGTACAGTTGCGTGAGAAAAATGGGAATATGAAAGAATTTTATCATGACGCGGCTGCACTGAGGAGGATAACTGATACATACAGTATACCGCTTATTATTAATGACAGATTGGATTTGATGCTTGCAATAGACGCACCGGGCATCCATGTAGGGCAAAATGATATACCTGCTTCCATTGTGAGACGGCTTATCGGTGCAGAAAAAATTATGGGTGTATCCGCTCATAATGTGGAAGAGGCGTTGCAGGCGGAGCGTGATGGAGCAGATTATATTGGTGTGGGGGCAGTATTTTCTACGAACACGAAAAAAAATACGAAAAATGTTACGATAAAAATGTTACAGGAGATAGTAAAGGCCGTTTCTATTCCTGTAGTAGCCATTGGAGGCATTAATTGCAGCAATGTTAAATACTTGCATGAAACCGGTATAAGCGGGATCGCGGTTGTTTCCGCAATTTTAGGGGCGGCACAAGCATATAGTGCCGCAAAAAAAATGAAAAAGGTGGTAATCAGCACATTAAATATAAAAAATAAATATAGCAGCAACTAA
- a CDS encoding sensor histidine kinase codes for MDMIRRLHRKFIWMATVSVVAIIVLAVGLINGSLYVRVHHEISSITDIISQNGGTIPSDLAPQEKGLFEFGNWAEETPEFSYQARYFSILFDANKKEAKVINVNHIAAFNAKEAFNLAVRVLQTEKSEDFFLKDRAYYNYKITQTASGDTLVVFFDCTRDILALSSIFSYSVALGLFCIILFFLIITFLSSKAIKPFVRNMENQKRFITNASHELKTPVAIISANTEALELVSGKSEWTGNIIKQTKRLTNLINDLVALARVGEIEKENLKLEDVDISQVTETIAGDFRQVAAERGKTLETHIPPGVHVRSEEKLFGQILGILLDNAVKYCDEKGRVQVEVTTEKKEKGFAIIISNDFAEGEDIDYTKFFERFYRHDISHSSQIKGYGVGLSIAADIVQILDGTIDVSWKEGRISFRLDF; via the coding sequence ATGGATATGATACGCAGGCTCCACCGCAAATTTATATGGATGGCCACCGTCTCCGTCGTGGCCATCATCGTCCTTGCCGTCGGACTGATCAATGGCTCCCTTTACGTCAGGGTGCACCATGAAATATCGTCCATCACCGACATCATTTCGCAGAACGGCGGCACTATCCCATCCGACCTCGCGCCGCAGGAGAAAGGACTCTTCGAATTCGGGAACTGGGCGGAAGAAACACCTGAATTCTCCTATCAGGCGAGATATTTCTCCATTCTCTTTGACGCGAACAAAAAGGAAGCGAAGGTCATTAACGTCAACCACATCGCCGCATTCAACGCCAAAGAAGCCTTCAACCTCGCCGTACGGGTTCTCCAGACAGAGAAATCGGAAGATTTCTTCCTTAAAGACAGGGCCTATTACAACTATAAAATCACACAGACCGCCAGCGGTGACACCCTCGTCGTCTTTTTCGACTGTACCCGGGACATCCTCGCCCTCTCTTCCATATTCAGCTACTCCGTGGCGCTCGGTCTCTTCTGCATCATCCTCTTCTTCCTCATCATCACCTTCCTCTCCAGCAAGGCCATCAAGCCCTTCGTGAGAAATATGGAAAACCAGAAACGGTTCATCACAAACGCCAGCCACGAGCTGAAAACACCGGTGGCGATCATTTCGGCGAATACGGAAGCGCTCGAACTCGTCAGCGGAAAGAGCGAATGGACAGGGAATATTATCAAACAGACGAAACGCCTGACGAACCTTATCAACGACCTTGTTGCCCTCGCCCGGGTCGGGGAAATAGAAAAAGAAAACCTGAAACTGGAAGATGTGGATATTTCCCAAGTCACAGAAACCATCGCAGGTGACTTCCGACAGGTGGCGGCTGAACGGGGGAAGACGCTCGAAACCCATATACCGCCCGGCGTCCACGTCCGGTCAGAAGAAAAACTCTTCGGACAGATCCTCGGCATCCTTCTGGATAACGCCGTGAAATACTGCGACGAAAAAGGACGCGTGCAAGTGGAAGTCACGACAGAGAAAAAAGAAAAAGGTTTTGCGATAATAATCTCCAACGACTTTGCAGAAGGAGAAGATATAGACTACACGAAATTCTTTGAACGCTTCTACCGCCACGACATCTCCCACAGCAGCCAGATCAAAGGCTACGGCGTAGGCCTCTCCATAGCTGCCGACATCGTGCAGATCCTCGATGGAACCATAGACGTATCATGGAAAGAAGGGCGCATTTCCTTCCGCCTTGACTTCTGA
- a CDS encoding GTP pyrophosphokinase, producing the protein MDIYGQYKDSLEAVMRMMAVSIERYAKAHKDNSGELIYEHLRYRLKSEKSMQAKLETRGLPLTPYSALCEVRDAIGFRVVCRFIDDIYKNISRIKNLPGITVVKEKDYILDVKSNGYRSYHMILSVEAPYEDVRGDNPGHFFVEIQLRTIAMDSWASLEHEMKYKHHIRNAPLIEQELKRCADELASCDISMQTIRKLIREEGGTE; encoded by the coding sequence ATGGATATATATGGACAGTACAAGGATTCTTTAGAGGCGGTCATGCGGATGATGGCGGTTTCCATAGAGCGGTATGCGAAGGCACATAAAGATAATTCGGGGGAGTTGATTTATGAGCATCTGCGTTACCGGCTGAAATCGGAGAAAAGCATGCAGGCGAAGCTGGAAACGCGGGGATTGCCTCTTACCCCTTATTCGGCGCTCTGCGAGGTACGGGATGCCATCGGGTTCCGTGTTGTTTGCCGCTTTATCGACGATATTTACAAAAATATTTCACGAATTAAAAACTTGCCGGGAATCACCGTGGTGAAAGAAAAGGATTATATACTGGATGTGAAATCAAATGGGTACCGCAGCTACCATATGATCCTGTCGGTTGAGGCGCCGTATGAGGACGTTCGCGGAGATAATCCGGGTCATTTTTTTGTGGAAATACAGCTCCGCACCATCGCTATGGATTCGTGGGCGAGTCTGGAGCATGAAATGAAATATAAGCACCATATCAGGAATGCGCCGCTCATTGAGCAGGAGTTGAAACGCTGTGCTGATGAACTGGCGTCCTGCGATATTTCCATGCAGACGATTCGTAAACTTATCCGTGAAGAAGGTGGAACAGAATGA
- a CDS encoding thioredoxin family protein has translation MGQAFWTGVRLPSSPPEVFSGHIHGLFFYDLIYQKKYIDKIRLVDYDNLSKLIFHRKGVFDMIQPIKGAEKVNEVISGGNVIIGVSAPWCGYCRRLRPILEKISEEIDVPIYGLNFDEDQAVAEKYEVDTIPTLLFFRDGKPVDSIVGYGNVGYSELMEFVNKNNVK, from the coding sequence ATGGGGCAGGCTTTTTGGACAGGGGTTCGACTCCCCTCATCTCCACCAGAAGTGTTTTCAGGTCATATACATGGCCTGTTTTTTTATGACTTAATATATCAAAAAAAGTATATTGACAAAATTCGATTAGTCGACTATGATAATCTTAGTAAATTAATCTTTCATAGAAAAGGAGTGTTCGATATGATCCAGCCAATTAAAGGAGCAGAAAAAGTGAATGAAGTTATTTCAGGCGGGAATGTAATTATAGGGGTTAGTGCGCCATGGTGCGGTTATTGCCGTCGTCTTCGCCCGATTTTAGAAAAGATTTCCGAGGAAATTGATGTGCCGATCTATGGACTTAATTTTGATGAAGATCAGGCTGTTGCCGAAAAGTACGAAGTAGATACAATTCCTACATTGCTTTTCTTCCGTGATGGAAAACCGGTGGATAGTATCGTTGGTTATGGTAATGTAGGATATTCGGAATTAATGGAATTTGTGAACAAGAATAATGTAAAATAA
- the thiM gene encoding hydroxyethylthiazole kinase, translating into MEKDGINSFGAYLELITNRNPVVHQITNFVTANDCANAVLAMGGRTVMADYIEEVEEITGAADSLVLNLGVPSEERLQSLLLAGKAANKKRIPVVFDPVGCGASSFRRNAAKKLLHEVEVSVIRGNSSEIQCLFDKYNRMRGIDAETKFDSICTVRKFAEKTHAVVVVTGERDIVTDGDKMYMIENGCKEMSLLTGTGCICSALTGLFLGADTKAVYSAVCAAACVGIAGELSWKRYGECGLGHFHMGLFDMLGNMRKEIFEAEARIHEI; encoded by the coding sequence ATGGAGAAAGATGGTATAAATTCATTCGGAGCTTATCTGGAACTGATTACGAATAGAAATCCCGTTGTACATCAAATCACTAATTTTGTAACTGCTAATGATTGTGCCAATGCAGTGTTGGCTATGGGGGGGCGCACCGTAATGGCAGATTATATTGAAGAAGTTGAAGAAATCACCGGTGCAGCAGATAGTCTTGTTTTGAATTTGGGTGTGCCATCAGAAGAAAGACTTCAATCATTATTGTTAGCAGGAAAGGCTGCTAATAAAAAAAGGATTCCTGTTGTTTTTGATCCAGTAGGATGTGGAGCAAGTTCTTTCCGTAGGAATGCTGCTAAAAAGTTGCTGCATGAAGTGGAAGTATCCGTAATTCGAGGAAATTCATCTGAAATACAATGTTTATTTGATAAGTACAATCGGATGAGGGGAATTGACGCAGAGACGAAGTTTGATTCTATTTGCACCGTACGAAAATTTGCGGAAAAGACACATGCAGTTGTTGTTGTTACGGGAGAAAGAGATATAGTTACTGACGGGGATAAGATGTATATGATTGAAAACGGTTGTAAAGAAATGTCTTTACTGACAGGAACGGGTTGTATTTGCAGTGCGCTTACAGGCTTATTTCTCGGTGCAGATACGAAGGCGGTGTATTCTGCTGTTTGTGCAGCAGCCTGTGTGGGGATTGCAGGTGAATTGTCATGGAAGAGATATGGGGAGTGTGGATTGGGGCATTTTCATATGGGATTATTTGACATGCTTGGGAATATGAGAAAAGAAATTTTTGAAGCAGAGGCACGTATTCATGAAATTTGA